CACCCGCGTCGCCGGCCATAGCGGCCACCCGGAGAACGATCGCTGCGACGAACTGGCCGTAGCGGCATGCAATAAGTTCAAGTGAATCGGCAGCGCAACAGCACCACCAGGGCCTTGAACAGATCGCGCGGACGAATCTTCTTTCCCGCCGCGTAATTGCGGCTGGAGTAGGCGATCGGCACTTCGCGGATTCGAGCGCCCGCTTGCGCCAGCCGGCAAGTCAGCTCCGGCTCGATGGTAAACGTGTTGCTGGTGAGCTTCAGCCGTTTGAGCACGTCGGCGCGAATCATCTTGGCGCCGGTTTCCATGTCGGTGAGCGCGAGCCCGGTCAGCCGATTCGCCACTCGCGTGAGCAGCCGGTTTGCCAGACGGTTCCAAACGCCGATCTGGCGCGGATGCTCGCCGGCGAACCGCGAGCCAAACATGGCATCGGCCTCGCCGGCGAGGAGCGGCGCTAACAGCCTCGGATAAATCGCCGGATCATACTCCAGATCGGCGTCTTGAATCACGACGACTTGCCCGCGGGCATGCACAAGTCCGGTCCGCACCGCGGCGCCTTTTCCGCGATTGGCCGGATGACGCAGGGCCCTGATT
The nucleotide sequence above comes from Pirellulales bacterium. Encoded proteins:
- a CDS encoding glycosyltransferase family 2 protein — its product is MSPDPFFQPLRATLLSVLMPIYNERSTLAEIVRRVFQSPVDLEIELIAVDDHSTDGSWELLIELAGLEPRIRALRHPANRGKGAAVRTGLVHARGQVVVIQDADLEYDPAIYPRLLAPLLAGEADAMFGSRFAGEHPRQIGVWNRLANRLLTRVANRLTGLALTDMETGAKMIRADVLKRLKLTSNTFTIEPELTCRLAQAGARIREVPIAYSSRNYAAGKKIRPRDLFKALVVLLRCRFT